From Haemorhous mexicanus isolate bHaeMex1 chromosome 1, bHaeMex1.pri, whole genome shotgun sequence, one genomic window encodes:
- the HAS2 gene encoding hyaluronan synthase 2, translating into MYCERFICILRILGTTLFGVSLLLGITAAYIVGYQFIQTDNYYFSFGLYGAILASHLIIQSLFAYLEHRKMKRSLETPIKLNKTVALCIAAYQEDPDYLRKCLLSVKRLTYPGIKVVMVIDGNSEDDVYMMDIFTEIMGRDSCATYIWSNNFHNKGPGETEESHRESMQHVSQLVLSNKSVCIMQKWGGKREVMYTAFKALGRSVDYVQVCDSDTMLDPASSVEMVKVLEEDPMVGGVGGDVQILNKYDSWISFLSSVRYWMAFNIERACQSYFGCVQCISGPLGMYRNSLLHEFVEDWYNQEFMGSQCSFGDDRHLTNRVLSLGYATKYTARSKCLTETPIEYLRWLNQQTRWSKSYFREWLYNAMWFHKHHLWMTYEAVITGFFPFFLIATVIQLFYRGKIWNILLFLLTVQLVGLIKSSFASFLRGNIVMVFMSLYSVLYMSSLLPAKMFAIATINKAGWGTSGRKTIVVNFIGLIPVSIWFTILLGGVIFTIYKESKKPFSESKQTVLIIGTILYACYWVLLLTLYMVLINKCGRRKKEQQHYDMVLDV; encoded by the exons ATGTATTGTGAGAGGTTTATATGTATCCTGAGAATACTTGGAACCACACTCTTCGGGGTGTCCCTCCTGCTGGGAATCACCGCTGCTTACATTGTGGGCTACCAGTTCATCCAAACAGACAACTACTACTTCTCCTTTGGACTCTATGGTGCTATCCTGGCATCACATCTCATCATCCAAAGCCTGTTTGCCTACCTAGAGCACAGGAAAATGAAACGGTCGCTAGAGACTCCAATCAAACTGAACAAAACAGTTGCCCTTTGTATTGCTGCCTATCAAGAAGATCCTGACTACTTAAGGAAATGTTTACTTTCTGTAAAAAGATTGACCTACCCTGGAATTAAAGTTGTTATGGTCATTGATGGGAACTCAGAAGACGACGTTTACATGATGGacattttcactgaaatcaTGGGTAGGGACAGTTGTGCCACTTATATCTGGAGTAATAACTTCCACAACAAAGGTCCGGGTGAGACAGAGGAGTCTCACAGAGAGAGCATGCAACACGTATCTCAGCTGGTCCTGTCCAACAAAAGTGTTTGCATCATGCAGAAATGGGGTGGAAAAAGAGAAGTAATGTACACAGCATTCAAAGCACTGGGGAGAAGTGTGGATTATGTACAG GTCTGTGATTCAGATACAATGCTTGATCCAGCCTCATCAGTGGAGATGGTAAAAGTTTTAGAAGAAGATCCAATGGTTGGAGGAGTTGGAGGTGATGTACAG atttTGAACAAATATGATTCCTGGATCTCCTTTCTGAGCAGCGTGAGATACTGGATGGCGTTTAACATCGAAAGAGCCTGTCAATCCTACTTTGGCTGTGTACAGTGCATTAGTGGACCTCTGGGAATGTACAGAAACTCTTTACTCCATGAATTTGTGGAAGATTGGTACAATCAAGAGTTTATGGGCTCCCAGTGCAGCTTTGGAGATGACAGGCATCTAACTAACAGAGTGCTAAGTCTGGGCTATGCAACAAAATACACAGCTAGATCCAAGTGCCTTACGGAAACACCAATAGAGTATCTCAGGTGGCTGAATCAGCAGACCCGCTGGAGTAAATCCTACTTTAGAGAGTGGCTTTATAATGCCATGTGGTTCCACAAGCATCATTTGTGGATGACCTATGAAGCTGTAATCACTGgattctttcctttcttccttatTGCCACAGTCATTCAGCTCTTCTACAGGGGAAAAATCTGGAACATTCTCCTCTTCCTGTTGACAGTTCAGTTAGTTGGCCTGATAAAGTCTTCCTTTGCCAGCTTCCTTAGGGGCAACATTGTCATGGTTTTCATGTCACTCTACTCAGTGTTGTACATGTCAAGTTTACTGCCAGCAAAGATGTTTGCAATTGCCACGATAAACAAAGCAGGGTGGGGCACGTCAGGAAGGAAAACCATTGTAGTTAATTTTATAGGACTCATTCCAGTCTCCATTTGGTTTACAATCCTCCTAGGTGGCGTAATTTTCACTATTTACAAGGAAtcaaaaaagccattttctgaGTCAAAACAGACAGTTCTCATCATTGGCACAATACTCTATGCATGTTACTGGGTTTTGCTTTTGACTTTGTACATGGTTCTTATCAACAAATGTGGCAGGCGGAAGAAAGAGCAACAACACTACGACATGGTGCTAGACGTATGA